AACCGGcggtaatattttttctgcaCTCTCGCATCATCCATTGTTAATGCGCATATTATCATCATGAAGCAATATCCATTTTTGGTAAGAaaagtgttaaaaattaatcaatattataTGATTTAGAAAAAGAGCTGTTATGATTTTTTGGTGTTTTtctgatttatattttaacaacatGAAAAACATACGAAATAAATGAGATTCATACTTTAACCACAGGTTTTGaagcaattattttctttacgtGCCTCTCTCGATGTCTTTTTACATCGCTCTCTGTTAATTTGCTATTCTTTTCATCTTTAGGATTAAAACGACTGCTCATTCGTCTAATTTTTACAGGGTGAACGTTGTACTTATTAATTTCGCCTTCCTCAAGAATAACAGCCGGAAAATCAGaggtattatttaaatcggtTTTCTGTAACAGCAATTAAAGGAAAGATTTTGACATTTTACAAATCTACATTCAAATGTCGTGATTGCGATCGAATTACTCGTTGTGtaacgagagaaataaaaagctggaattatttaaaaaagtaactTGTGTTGCAGTGGTTTTTCGATACTACAGTTGTGCTTATTAATTTCGACTAGTAAAGAAGGATTAGTTCGTAAAatgctattaaatattacaatcatAATTCtccttttacaaattttcattgcttatcgttaaattattcaagTGAATTAGTCACCTTAGATAAGCTCGGTCCTTCGTGAAATGCCTCGGCTAACGCAGGATTTATTTCCTCCAATGGTTGATCACCATGCCGTATATAAACCGGAATATAGCCTGGGATGACAGGTAATACTTGGAGTGGATAGGAATCTAGAAGAAATTAGGATCGAATGAAAAACCAAAAGTAAATTGATATCGGAACGAAGCAAGTTGTAGATTTTGAcaaacgataatttataatactataattcGATGTGACAGCGTGCATTAGTCttgtattacaaaaaatactCGCGCGTGTCATGCttgtgtaatttattttttataattgcgAATCACATTGTATTATTAGACTCGAAGATAACATTCAAGAAGTATACGAAGATAATTGATAAACGACATACGTATAGTTATTTTTGAGTATTGTATGAAATAGGAAACCCCGTGGGCAAATTGTACCAATCAacgtaaacaaatattttgcgCAAAATATAAACTCCGATCCGTTATAGTTTACCAAGGacgaacgatatttaaataaatattcaacacACTTTTGCCCGCTATTAGCTATTTCGTTTATACACTTCCAATGACATCGATGAATTCCATTAATCATTTGATCGCTACTCGAATCACAAATATCCCGAAGGCACACAAACAACTTAACACTTGTTCCCgtaacaatttataataagcACCATGTAGATTTGAATACACGCTTGGTTCACGCgggaatttcaaaaattccttcTACTCACGGACATAAGCAATCGAGAGAGATATTAGAAACACAAGATCGTAGACGGCCCTGGTACCACGCATCATCTCAGCAGCCTGCATCTTTGAACGGTACTAAGCCCCTGGAGCACGGGGCTCTCTCCTTTATATCTACGTTCCCCTCTACCCCTTCGGTCTGTACTACCGAGAGGCCCCTCGGGGTTAACGCCGTTCCGTTAATATCGGAGCAAAAAGTCAAATCTTCCTTCACTTTCGGCAATCGAGACGACCCAACAACGATGCCTATTCGGACATTCTCTTGCTGCTTTCTAGGAAATTCACCGGTATATAGAACCGGGTTTTGTAACTTAACCGCATTCGTTTTTATCCTCTTACTAGGATTTTGTTTCATTGAACAAGA
This sequence is a window from Bombus pyrosoma isolate SC7728 linkage group LG10, ASM1482585v1, whole genome shotgun sequence. Protein-coding genes within it:
- the LOC122571781 gene encoding uncharacterized protein LOC122571781, whose product is MQAAEMMRGTRAVYDLVFLISLSIAYVHSYPLQVLPVIPGYIPVYIRHGDQPLEEINPALAEAFHEGPSLSKKTDLNNTSDFPAVILEEGEINKYNVHPVKIRRMSSRFNPKDEKNSKLTESDVKRHRERHVKKIIASKPVVKVNPLTEEEKADLENLRTDIGEGIKNLDNIHNSNLHLLTSVLDIPNQETNERNSNGIKLNDRIITDDSSSISKDLAQHLTEESHPTTQLTINDKPPVKEQPLSNVSSNVQKTTHSSKTLPTPEEGRTENRSRKFEVKMII